From Micromonospora echinospora, one genomic window encodes:
- a CDS encoding sensor histidine kinase has product MMERLDAWGRPAAQVAALVAMALLGVFDVLSGGFFVLSGDAGPLAVLWHVALAVATAAVWLPAHRQRSRLLPVAAAVVVAASLATTFGRLLLNGGPDLPGGWEARSAPGFWGLAESVGLLGVVFVVARRAAPVPALVLVTLTGLAVSLLPLRIATTGAYPVVAMGYALLAAGSATAGMYFRMAATARERQLDTVRAEQRAEFARDLHDFIAHHVTGIVVQAQGARYVAERDPQQAVAALEQIERAGAETMTAMRRMVGVLRGQNASPDAPLAPLAGLAELPELVGNFSGTGDVRAQLHTEGHLDDLPVEVTSSAYRVVMEALTNVRQHAAGARRVEVHVTRTPDWLLVRVGDDGRGQRPGRTRERPGFGLVGLTERVGALGGRLAAGPGVDGGWVVDMALPVDGGRSR; this is encoded by the coding sequence ATGATGGAGCGACTGGACGCCTGGGGACGCCCGGCCGCGCAGGTGGCGGCCCTGGTGGCGATGGCCCTGCTCGGCGTCTTCGACGTGCTCAGCGGCGGCTTCTTCGTGCTCTCCGGCGACGCCGGCCCGCTGGCCGTCCTCTGGCACGTGGCGCTGGCGGTGGCCACCGCGGCGGTGTGGCTGCCCGCGCACCGGCAGCGTTCCCGGCTGCTGCCGGTCGCCGCCGCCGTGGTGGTGGCCGCGTCGCTGGCCACCACGTTCGGACGTCTCCTCCTGAACGGTGGACCCGACCTGCCGGGTGGCTGGGAGGCGCGCAGCGCGCCGGGTTTCTGGGGACTGGCCGAGTCGGTCGGACTGCTCGGCGTGGTGTTCGTGGTGGCCCGCCGGGCCGCCCCGGTGCCGGCGCTGGTGCTGGTCACGCTGACCGGGTTGGCCGTGTCGCTGCTGCCGCTACGGATCGCCACGACCGGCGCGTACCCGGTCGTCGCGATGGGCTACGCGCTGCTCGCGGCGGGCAGCGCCACCGCCGGCATGTACTTCCGGATGGCGGCCACCGCCCGGGAACGCCAGCTCGACACGGTACGCGCGGAGCAGCGCGCCGAGTTCGCCCGGGACCTGCACGACTTCATCGCCCACCACGTCACCGGCATCGTGGTGCAGGCGCAGGGGGCCCGGTACGTCGCCGAGCGGGACCCGCAGCAGGCGGTGGCCGCCCTGGAGCAGATCGAACGGGCCGGCGCGGAGACCATGACGGCGATGCGCCGGATGGTGGGGGTGCTGCGCGGGCAGAACGCGTCACCGGACGCGCCGCTGGCCCCGCTGGCCGGTCTGGCCGAGTTGCCGGAGCTGGTGGGGAACTTCTCCGGCACCGGCGACGTCCGGGCGCAGCTGCACACCGAGGGGCACCTCGATGACCTGCCGGTCGAGGTGACATCCTCGGCGTACCGGGTGGTGATGGAGGCGCTGACCAACGTCCGGCAGCACGCCGCCGGGGCGCGGCGGGTGGAGGTGCACGTGACCCGTACCCCGGACTGGCTGCTGGTGCGGGTCGGCGACGACGGACGCGGGCAGCGCCCCGGGCGGACCCGGGAGCGACCCGGGTTCGGTCTGGTCGGGCTCACCGAGCGGGTCGGCGCGCTCGGCGGCCGGCTGGCCGCCGGTCCGGGCGTGGACGGAGGATGGGTGGTGGACATGGCGCTGCCGGTGGACGGGGGCCGTAGCCGGTGA
- a CDS encoding response regulator — MIRVLVADDQAMVRTGFGMIIDAQPDMTLVGEAADGVEAVELARRLRPDVALLDIRMPRMDGLEALRLLAGPGVADPVRVVVVTTFDLDEYVHQALRNGACGFLLKDSGPALLVEALRAAVSGDALISPSITVRLLAHLNPPAAPRPGETSLSPRELEVVRLVARGATNAEIAARLFITVGTVKTHLGSVQTKLGTRNRVEIAAWAWERHLVG; from the coding sequence GTGATCCGGGTGTTGGTCGCCGACGACCAGGCCATGGTCCGGACCGGCTTCGGCATGATCATCGACGCGCAGCCGGACATGACGCTGGTCGGCGAGGCGGCCGACGGCGTCGAGGCGGTCGAGCTGGCCCGCCGGCTCCGACCGGACGTCGCCCTGCTGGACATCCGGATGCCCCGGATGGACGGGCTGGAGGCGCTCCGCCTGCTCGCCGGCCCCGGGGTCGCCGACCCCGTCCGGGTGGTCGTGGTGACCACCTTCGACCTCGACGAGTACGTCCACCAGGCGCTGCGCAACGGCGCGTGCGGATTCCTGTTGAAGGACTCCGGCCCGGCGTTGCTGGTCGAGGCGCTGCGCGCGGCCGTCTCCGGGGACGCCCTGATCAGCCCGTCGATCACGGTACGGCTGCTGGCGCACCTGAACCCGCCGGCCGCGCCGCGCCCCGGCGAGACCAGCCTCTCCCCCCGGGAACTGGAGGTGGTGAGGCTGGTGGCGCGGGGCGCGACGAACGCCGAAATCGCCGCCCGGCTCTTCATCACCGTCGGCACGGTCAAGACCCACCTGGGCAGCGTGCAGACGAAGCTGGGCACCCGCAACCGGGTGGAGATCGCCGCCTGGGCCTGGGAACGCCACCTGGTCGGCTGA